The genomic DNA ATGCACCATAAAATGAAGCTAAGGAAGCTACAATTATAATAATTATATTTCTTTTTTTAGTAGAATTCATAAAATTTCACTCTCTTTTTTGTCATGTAAAATTTATCTTTGTTGTGTGTTTAATTTATCATTGGAATTCATTCCTACAAGAGAAGCCAAAACACTTATTGCTCCAAGTATTGTAGAACATATTAATGCTATATGACAACTTTCATTAAGTTGAGGATAAACTGAAGGGGTTATATTCACATTACCCATTACAAATGCAAAAATTACAGTTAATATCCCAATACTTAATGTTTGACCAATAACTCTCATTGTAGCTACTGCTGCTGATGCCATAGTAGTTTCATTTGATGGAACACTACTCATCATAGTATTTGTATTCGGACTGCTAAACAATCCATATCCAATACCACCTATCATTAGTGCAATTATTATTGTATAAATTGATGTAGAATCATTTAATGTAGTTAATATTAATATAGCTATTGTTGCAAGCCCCATTCCTAAAGCTGAAAGCTTTTGAGGATTTATCAAATCTGATAATTTTCCTGATTGTGGTGTTACAATTGCTTGCATAAGAGGCATACTAATTAATATCAATCCAGTCATCTGTGCATTCCATCCTAAAATATACTGGAAATGATAGTTTATGATGGTAGATAAGCTAAAAATAGATATATAACTTATTACACTGGCTATGTTACTTGATAAAAATTTGTGGTTTTTATATAATTTTACATCGAATATAGGATATTTTTGTTTTAATTCATAATATATGAATGTTATTAAGAAAATTACTCCAATTCCAGTAATTATTTGTCCAGTTATTGTGTGTAGTTCAGTAAACCCATACATAAATGCTGAAATTCCAATAGTATAAAATATAATTCCAATTATATCAATAGGATCATTATTATTCACTTGCCATTCTTCTTTAATTTTTAAATAAGTGAGTATTATTACAATGAAACTCATTGGAAGAGTTATTGCAAAAATACTTTCCCATCCAAAGTTATATGTTAAAGTACCACCTAATACTGGGGCTAATGATAATCCTATGTAAACAGATGATATATTTATTCCTAAAGCTTTTCCACGTTGATTATTGGGTACAGCTTTCACAATCATACTTACTGATGATACAAAAATTGCAGCAGAACCTATTGCTTGAATAAATCTAAAAAATAATAACATTTCTGTATTGATAGATAATATTATTCCAATAGTTCCTAAAAAGAATATTAATGCTCCATAAAAGAATGATTTTTTTAATCCTTTTTGTGCACAATATTTTCCAAAAGGGACACTTAATACTGCCATAGTCAATAAATAAAGATTGATTGTCCAGTTTTGTAAGATGTTGCTTAAATGAAATACTCTTGCAAGTTCTGGTAATGCCATA from uncultured Methanobrevibacter sp. includes the following:
- a CDS encoding MFS transporter; this encodes MTKKTTAFYVVIVGSLASFMAAYTSNAVTMALPELARVFHLSNILQNWTINLYLLTMAVLSVPFGKYCAQKGLKKSFFYGALIFFLGTIGIILSINTEMLLFFRFIQAIGSAAIFVSSVSMIVKAVPNNQRGKALGINISSVYIGLSLAPVLGGTLTYNFGWESIFAITLPMSFIVIILTYLKIKEEWQVNNNDPIDIIGIIFYTIGISAFMYGFTELHTITGQIITGIGVIFLITFIYYELKQKYPIFDVKLYKNHKFLSSNIASVISYISIFSLSTIINYHFQYILGWNAQMTGLILISMPLMQAIVTPQSGKLSDLINPQKLSALGMGLATIAILILTTLNDSTSIYTIIIALMIGGIGYGLFSSPNTNTMMSSVPSNETTMASAAVATMRVIGQTLSIGILTVIFAFVMGNVNITPSVYPQLNESCHIALICSTILGAISVLASLVGMNSNDKLNTQQR